TGTGTATAAATTTATAAATCAACTTATAAATAAATTAAAATTATGGATTACGAAGAGGACAAAATGGCTACGCCCGTAAAAGACATCAAAAAATCTAAAGAAACAATAAATCTTAAAGAAACAAAAGAAACAATTCACAAGGGGAAAAAAGACAAAACTAACTACATCATAAAAACAGTTTTAAACGCATTTGAACTGCTTGAAGCTTTTAAAGGCGATAAATCCGAACTTGGCGTCAGTGAATTAAGCAAGATATTAAAACTGCACAAAAATAAAATATTCAGGCTTCTTGCAACATTGGAATACAAAGGATACATAGAACAGGATCCGTTTACGGAAAATTACAGACTCGGGCTGAAAAGTCTTGAACTTGGACAATCTTTTATCCATCATCTCAGGCTGCTGAGCATCGCAGAACCTGTATTAAAAGCGCTTGTAAATAATGTTAAAGAATCCGCCTATGTGGGAGTAATAAGAGAAAAAAATGTTATATATTTAGATATAATCGAAGCAGACCAGGTTTTAAAAGTTGCTTCAAGGGTTGGAAATATGCTGCCTATATATGCGACTGCTATCGGTAAATGTCAGGTAGCATTTGAATCTAGGGATGCTATAGAAAAATTGCTGCCTTCAGAATTAAAGCCCTATACCAAAAATACTATAACAGATAAAAATAAATTATATGAAGAACTTGAAAAGGTTAAAAAGCAGGGTTATGCAGTAGATAACGAAGAATTAGACAGCGGTATCATATGTATAGGCGTTCCATTAAGAGACTATACAGATCATATAATAGGCGGCATATCTATTTCGGCGCCGCTGATAAGAACGACAAAAGAACGGTTGGACAACATAATTATTCCAATGACTCTTGCGGCAGCTAAAACGATATCGGCAAAACTCGGGTATGAAATCAAGAAAAAAATTGAAGAGAATAAAAATGACGAATCATTATGAAATTCATTAAATCATTATAAATAATTAAACGTAATAAAATAAAAAATAAAGACCGGAAATCTATTTTTTTTATGCAATAATTCAATAATTTGCAATAATATTGTTTTTGTTATTGATTTGCGATATAATAATTAGAGGTATAGATTATTTCGTTGGCTGTTTGCTGCGGTTTCACTGTTGTTATTTGTCTGCCTTAAAATTAAGTAAGAATTAAGTTAAACTTAAAATTTAGTAAGAATTATAAATACCGTATGCGGGTATTTTTATTCTGGGGCGGTTGATTTAAATAGATTTATATTTATAGATTTATATTTATAGATTTATATTTATTAAATCTCTATTAAAATTTATTTACTAAAAATTATCTAAATAGATGCTAAAATTTAAAATTAATTTGGAGGTATTTAATTATGTTGTTAAAAGATGAAAAATCATTCAGAGAGAAAAGATCTGATTTCAGACATAGAATAGTTGATGCGTTTTATGACAGAATTCCTGCCGATGTAGTAGAACATGTCGGCAATGCTAACAAAGAAGTTATTTTTGCCGTTGAAGGGTTATTTAACGGCGTCATCAAGAGGATTGACAACAGGGTTGAAAAGACCAAAGTAAGGCAGGCTAAAAAAAGTAAAGGCGAAGACCCTGACGACTTTGAAGATACTGATAATGATGCAAAATAAATATGAAATAAATTATATTTATATCAGCACGTATAGTTAAAAAAAGACCGTTTAGTTATTCAAATTCGATAACTAAACGGTCTTTTTGTTTTAGGAAAACAGTGTTTTAATAATAAAGCCAGGCGGATTTTTTAAATTAAACCATTTAACGAGTAAATAATTTAAACAATTAAATAAATATTTAATAGCTGTCTTCGTCTAATTTAACTTTCAGCCCGAATCTCTTATAAGCATAAATTGAATATAATATAACTAAAGGCAGCCCTATCAACGTCGCAATAAGCATTACTACAAGCGTAAGTTCATTAGACGATGAATTAAACAGCGTAAGACTGTAGCTGCTTTTAATAGTAGAAGGTACAATATCAGGAAACAAACCGACTGCAACGCTTGCAACAGTTCCGATTATACTTAAAACGGAGAACATGAAAGGCCTTATATCGCTGTTTGATTTCATAGCTAATATGACGCCTATTGCTCCTATCAGCATTATTGCCGGTACGAGATCCCCTAAAATACCCAGACCGTTATTAAGAAGCCTCGGTGCAAATATAGGAGAAATCAACAGAAAAATGAGCGTAAGTATTATATAGGCATAAGCAAATTTTGTTCCGTAATTTCTTGCCCTTTTCCGCAGTTCTCCTTCAGTCTTCATAACAAGATAAGCAGAGCCGTGCATTAAGAACATTGATAACGATATAAGCCCGCCGACAATCGCAAAAATGTTCAGCAAACCGAATAATGATTCAAAATCCACATGCTCTTTATTTAAAGGAATACCTCTTAATACATTAGCTAAAGCAACCCCAAGCAAAAGTCCTATGCCGAGTCCTGTTACCGTTATAACAATTTCCCAGCGCTTTTTCCAGCTTTCATCTTCTATCCTGCTTCTAAATTCAAATGAAACCGCTCTGAATATTATTAGCCATACAACAAGCATCATTGCAAGATAAAAACCGCTGAACACCGAAGCGTAAACCTGCGGAAAAGCTGCGAAAATCGCACCTCCGCCTAAAATAAGCCATACTTGATTTCCATCCCATACCGGACCTATAGAATTTATTACTATTTTTTTCTCTCTGTCGTCTTTGGCGATAAACGCCAACAATGAGCCTACTCCGTAATCAAACCCATCCATCGTAGCCCATCCTAAAATTATAACGGCTATAAGTATAAACCAGAGTACTTGTAAAAATTGAAAACTCATAATCATGCCTCCTTCGGTTTAATATTTACTTCATCTTTGCCTTCCAGTCTTCCTTTTAGTTCTCTCTTAAACAGAAACAAGGCAAATGATAATAAAATTAGATAAATTGTTATAAACATTATTATAGATATAATTAAATCAGGTACGGTCACATTCTTGGAAACAGAATTTTGTGTTTCTAGCAGCCCGTAAACAGTAAACGGCTGTCTGCCTATTTCGGTAGTACACCACCCCATTTCAAGCGCTAGAAGTGGCAGAAAAGTTGAATACCATAACACCTTCAAGAAAAACTTATTATCATACAATCTATCTTTCCAGTAAAGTATTATAGCAATCAGCATAATCCCCGCCAAATAAAAACCTATATACATCATAATATGAAACGTGGTATAAACCGCATCTACCGGAAACATGGATGGTTTCAAATTTGTTATATGGTCTTTGTGCGCAATATATTTTATTGAACTGTCGAGCCCCATCACCTTGCCATAGGGATTTCCTGTCGCCAGCATACTTAAAAGATACGGAACTTTTATCGCAAAATAATTTTTTTGCTGCGCTTCATCCGGTATCGTAAATAATACTTCTGGAGCATCTTTCTGCGTATGCCATTGTGCCTCCATCATGGCAAGCTTTGTCGGCTGATACTTAACAACCTCTTTAGCGCTTACGTCTCCTAAAATAATCTGCACGACGGAAATAAATATTCCTGCAATTATTGCAACTTTTAAAGCCTTTCTCATAACCATATCTTTATTGTTTTTAATTAAAAACCATGAAGCGACTCCAGCCATAAAAAATGCGCCGTATTCCCACGCCCCCATAATAGTATGGGTAAATTCCGCCGGAAAATACGGATTAAATACGACATGTAAAAAATTGGTCATTATTGGCTTTCCGTTTACCATTTTATAACCGGCAGGAGTCTGCATCCATGAATTTGCAACTATAATCCAAACGCCTGAAAGGGCTGAGCCGAATGCGGTAAGTATGGTAGAAACCCAGTGCGCCTTTGGGGATAGTCTGTTCCAGCCGAATAACATAACACCGACAAAAATAGACTCCATAAAAAAAGCAAAAAGCCCTTCTATTGCAAGCGGCGACCCGAAAATAGTTCCTACAAAAGCGGAATATTGAGCCCAGTTTGTTCCAAATTGAAATTCTAAAACTATTCCTGTGGCTACCCCTACAACAAAGTTTATTGCAAACAACTTTACAAAAAATCTGGTGATTTTAAGATAATCTTCGTTCTTGGAATAAACATAAATTCCTTCCGTGATAACGAGTAAAGCGCCCAGCCCTATAGTTAAAGGGGGGTATAAAAAATGGAAAAAAGCCGTGAGCCCAAATTGAATTCGGGCAAGAATTAATGCATCCATAAACAACCAACCTCCGTTAAAGTTAATAATTAATTTTTTTTAAATTAAATTAAATTAAATTAAAAACGACGTTTAATATTAAACACTAAATACCGGATATCAGACATCAAATATTAGATATTAGATATTAAAATTTATTCATATTAGTAATTATTATCAGTTGACAATAATTATAAAACAATAGAAAACGATAATCAATAAAAAAATTAATTAAAAAGTTTTATTTTTATAAATTAAAAAATATATCTGCATAGTTTCAGATATTACGGTGGGCATTAATCTTGCGAATATATAATTCAAAAAATTCAGCAAGGTTAATAAAAAAAGAAAAGGCGCTTATATCATCATATTTTGCTTAACCGAGCAAAGAAATGCATACATATTTTCTATTGCAGAATTAAGGGTAATAATAAAAATAGACACCGGACAGCGTTAAAGCCAATATATGAAGATTATACTAAATTTATCACACCCCCTTTTATTTATTGTTAATAAACGGGAGGGAGTGTGATAAACAAAGTCTTTATTTGCTTTTCGTTTTCGGCGGTTTTGTTTTTGTGCCTTCTCCTTTTTTTGAAGCGCATGCCATATGAATCACCTCCTTGATGTTGAACTATCTTAATATATTTAACTTAATATATTTAACTTAATATATTTAACTTAATATATTTTTATTTTATTAATATTTATTATATTGAGCTACTGACATAATCAACGGCTTTTTTAATATTCAAGTTAATATATTTTAATATCTCATTAAATTCTTATTATTCTGATACAAACACCTTTTATTAATTATATTATACCGCTATTTTTTTATTTTGAAGCTAATTAAAAAAATTTGTTTTATAACATCCTTTTTTATTTTTAAATTTCTATAATCATAGGAAAAATAAAAGGCTGTCTGTCGATTGTTTTATTTAAATATTTTTTCATAACCCTTCTGATCTCATCTTTTACTTTTACCCAGTCTATATTTTCGCCCTTTTCTTCCTGATTTAAACGTATAATATTCAAGACCTGACCATTTAAATCTTTATATAAGCTTTTAAAATAATCTTCAAACACAAATCCTTTTGATGTTATCTCCGGTCCGGAAATAATATTTGCCGTTTTGGAATCAACAACTAATACTATTATTATCATGCCGTTTTCCGATAAATGCGCCCGCTCTTTTAATGTTCCGGTTTCAACATCGCCTATACCTTTTCCGTCGACAAATATTCTGCCCGAATAAACTTTATTTCCTTTTGTTAAACAATTGCAGGCATCAAAATTTAAAACATCCCCATTTTCGATAGTAAATATATTTGCAGAGCTTATACCCATATCGACTGCCACTTTTTTGTGCTGATAAAGGTGTCTAAGCTCTCCGTGTATAGGTATAAAATATTGCGGCTTTGTTATATTCATCATGAGTTTCAGCTCTTCTTTGCTTGCATGACCGGACACGTGAATTGCGGATATTTTTTCGTACAGAACTTCAGCGCCCTTTTTATATAAATTATTTATAATTTTCGTAATTGCTTTTTCATTGCCGGGTATAAACTTTGATGACAGAATAACAAGGTCATTATTCTTTATTTTTATAAACTTATGGTCGCCGACAGAGATTCTGGATAAGGCAGACATTGGTTCACCCTGCGTTCCCGTCGTTAATATCAGCATTTCTTCCGGTTCAAAATACGGCAGCGCTTCTTCGTCTATCAAAATGTCTTCATAATAATCTAAATAACCCAATCTTTTTGCAATTCTCGTATATGTTATTAAACTTCTGCCGCTCATTAAAACTTTCTTATTAAATTCTCTCGCCAGTTCCAACAGCTGTGCAGTCCTGTGAATATTGGAAGCAAAAAGGGCTATGATTATCCTGCCTTTATGGTCTCTAAAAACGTTTCTGAATGTTTTTTTAATATCTTTTTCAGAGATTGTAAAACCGTCTTTTTCAACATTTGTAGAATCAGAAAGAAGAGCTAAAACGCCTTCATCTCCGTAATATGCCAGCCTGTTAATATTGGTAATTTGAGACTGCTCCAAAGACTGGTCTAATTTAAAATCTCCTGTATGAATAATAACCCCGAACGGAGTTCTGATAGCAAGGCATGCGCCGTCTATTATAGAATGGGCTACGCTTATAAATTCTACGCTAAAATCGCCGAGGGTGATTGTACCGCCTGTTTTAACGGTAAACAAATAAAATTTAGTAGGTAAATCATGTTCTTTTAATTTTTCTTCAAGTATGCCGAGGGTAAAAGGTGTTCCAAATATAGGAATGTTAAATTCTCTTAAGAGATACGGAATCGCGCCTATGTGGTCTTCGTGTCCATGAGTCAGCAGCAGCCCGCGTATTTTTTCTTTTTTACTGTACAAATAGTTAAAATCGGGGATTACCATATCAATTCCGAGCATATAGTCTTCAGGAAACATTAACCCGCAGTCAACTATAATGATATCGTTTTCAGTCTCATAAACCATCATGTTAAGACCTATCTCGCCTAAACCTCCAAGCGGAATAATCTTTAAACTATTTTTAGTATCAGAATTATTTTTTAAATTATTTACGGTACCGTTTACTAAATTACTCACCGCACTTACTGCGCTTACTGCATTATTTGCCGCACTTGTCATAATATTGAATTACCTCGTCATTGTTTATTTTAAAATAAAATTAATTTTGCTATTTTTGAAATTTATTGCCTAAAATTGATTAACATATAAGTAGGTTAATTTTTTATTCAGCTAAAGAATTCTTTATTTATATTCCCTTCTATATTTTGAATTAAGTCAGAAGTTGATCTTGTGCCATGTGTCTCAGTTAAAACTGGTTTTAATACCTTAAGCCGTACCGTTTTTCCTCCATAAATCCTTAACGAATTTTTTTTTAAAATACCAAATGTACCGCTTATAACAACCGGCAAAATAGGCAAATTTAATATTTCAATAAATCTTTTCAATCCGGCTGTTTTAAAATCTTTTAATCTGCCGTCATCGGAACGCGTTCCTTCAGGAAAGATAAGAATGGATACGGCGGCGTTTTTTTTATTTTTCCGTTCTGAATCTGAAACATTTTCGGAAGCTTTATTGCTGAGATTAATTTGATTAAATAATGATAAAGTTTTCTTCAAATTTTTTCTGTCAACTGAAATATAACCTAACCTTTTCATGCTCCATCCTAAAAATGGTATCTTAAACAAAGACGACTTTGCTACGAATTTGAAATCTACATTGAGATACGACAGCAGTATAAAAATATCAAAATAACTTTGATGATTGGAAACTATAAGATAGGAAGATTTACGGTCTATATTTGACAAACCGTCAGCAACAACAGTGATATTAAGCAGGTATAAAATTGTTCTAGCCCACAATTTTGCAACATTTTGAGCTTTCATACCCGATGAATCAAAAAAAGAAATTACTATGGCGGCGGTTCCGAAAAATATAGTATTAATAATTATAATAAACCAGTAAAAAAAACTGTATAATGTGTCTTTAGGCTTCATCGTTGCATCATCTTCGGAAATAAATTTTAATTTTTAATATTTTTAATAAGTTAGATTTTGGTTATTTTAGACTAATTTTTAAACTGCAATAAAAATGAAAGTAATTATAGCTAAATCAAATATATTATACAATATTATTAATACAATAATGAAAATTTAATATATTTGTAATATATTTTAAATAAAAAATTCAAATAACTGTAACTTGATTATTTATCGTTTCTATTTTATTATCAATTAAAAGACTTTATGCAATCAGGAATAAATTTGTACTGCAATGATAATTATTTATTGCATAATATAATAAAAAATTTTATAACTAAATAAAAAAATTTACATTAATAATGTTAGAATTAATCAAACTAATGGAGGTCTTATGGCAAGTTTGAACAAAGTACAGTTAATAGGCAATTTAGGTAAAGACCCTGAACTGAGCTATACTCAGGACGGATTAGGTATTCTAAAATTTGCCTTAGCTACAAGCGAAGCGTATAACGATAAAAGCGGAGAAAAGGTTGAAAATACAACATGGCACAATGTCGTATTATTCGGAAAATTAGCTGAAACTTTAGCTAATTATCTCACTAAAGGCAAGCAGGTTTACGTTGAAGGAAAGATTAGAAATAGTTCATATGACGATAAAGAGGGTATAAAACGCTACCGTACCGATATCGTGGCGAGCAGTGTAATTATGCTCGGCAGTAAAGGTTCCGCAAATGATTTTGAGCAAGCGCCGGACCAGCGCAACAGCGGCGCTCCTTATGCAAAATCTTATAACGGCGGCGGGAACGCTAAAGGCAAACCTAGTAACCAAAATAATAATGCCGATTATGAACCTGCAGGACAATCGCTTGGTAATTCATCGGATGATGAGGATGTGCCGTTTTAAAACGCACCTACTACTAAAGTGTAATGATTTTTAATATAAGTCATTAAATTGCTTTGATATTACATTTTTTAAGCATAAATAAATTTGTAAATAATTGTTGGCAAAGATTAAGATATACGGTACATTAAAATTATGTTAATTTTAGGTGCCCTATGAAATCAAATTATTCTATTAAAAGTTTTGTTATGTCAAACGGCGAACGTTATTGTTTGCTTATATAATCTGATTCAGGGGCGCCTCTTTTTTATCCAAATCTTTATATAACAACGCAGGTAAGAAACCGCTCTTTATCTTATTCGGCTATGAAAACTTCTTTAACAGGAATTTCCATACTGCTTGATTTCATGTCCAAAAGCAACCAGCCAGTAGCTGATCGTCTAATAACCGAAACTATTAAAAAATTGCTAAAGTCGCAAATATAGACTCCGAGAGAACCGGCGAAGCGATAGAAATTTATCTGTTCGTTTTCGTTATACGATGGGCACGAGCGCGGCGCTCTTTCGCAGCAGGAAATCGCAAAATGGGCCGGCCGGGCAAATCCTAACCAAAACAGGGTTTATAATCATATGTCCGAATATGAGATGGTCGCGATAGCCGAACAATTGGATACGTCTTTAAGCTTATTCGGTCCTAGGAGCGCTGTTGCAAAGCATATTCCTATTACCGTGCAGGAATGTAATATTTTAGAAAAGGACCCGTGCATATTACCGAATACGGCGTTTGCATGCACGACTGCACGACTACACTATCTCGCCATGCGAAAAATACAGGGGGTTTCTGTAATTTTTTGGAAAAATAATTTGTTTATACTTATAGTACGTAATATAATAATATTTAAAAAA
This genomic stretch from Candidatus Acididesulfobacter guangdongensis harbors:
- a CDS encoding 1-acyl-sn-glycerol-3-phosphate acyltransferase, whose translation is MKPKDTLYSFFYWFIIIINTIFFGTAAIVISFFDSSGMKAQNVAKLWARTILYLLNITVVADGLSNIDRKSSYLIVSNHQSYFDIFILLSYLNVDFKFVAKSSLFKIPFLGWSMKRLGYISVDRKNLKKTLSLFNQINLSNKASENVSDSERKNKKNAAVSILIFPEGTRSDDGRLKDFKTAGLKRFIEILNLPILPVVISGTFGILKKNSLRIYGGKTVRLKVLKPVLTETHGTRSTSDLIQNIEGNINKEFFS
- a CDS encoding single-stranded DNA-binding protein — its product is MASLNKVQLIGNLGKDPELSYTQDGLGILKFALATSEAYNDKSGEKVENTTWHNVVLFGKLAETLANYLTKGKQVYVEGKIRNSSYDDKEGIKRYRTDIVASSVIMLGSKGSANDFEQAPDQRNSGAPYAKSYNGGGNAKGKPSNQNNNADYEPAGQSLGNSSDDEDVPF
- a CDS encoding IclR family transcriptional regulator, encoding MATPVKDIKKSKETINLKETKETIHKGKKDKTNYIIKTVLNAFELLEAFKGDKSELGVSELSKILKLHKNKIFRLLATLEYKGYIEQDPFTENYRLGLKSLELGQSFIHHLRLLSIAEPVLKALVNNVKESAYVGVIREKNVIYLDIIEADQVLKVASRVGNMLPIYATAIGKCQVAFESRDAIEKLLPSELKPYTKNTITDKNKLYEELEKVKKQGYAVDNEELDSGIICIGVPLRDYTDHIIGGISISAPLIRTTKERLDNIIIPMTLAAAKTISAKLGYEIKKKIEENKNDESL
- a CDS encoding cytochrome ubiquinol oxidase subunit I; translation: MDALILARIQFGLTAFFHFLYPPLTIGLGALLVITEGIYVYSKNEDYLKITRFFVKLFAINFVVGVATGIVLEFQFGTNWAQYSAFVGTIFGSPLAIEGLFAFFMESIFVGVMLFGWNRLSPKAHWVSTILTAFGSALSGVWIIVANSWMQTPAGYKMVNGKPIMTNFLHVVFNPYFPAEFTHTIMGAWEYGAFFMAGVASWFLIKNNKDMVMRKALKVAIIAGIFISVVQIILGDVSAKEVVKYQPTKLAMMEAQWHTQKDAPEVLFTIPDEAQQKNYFAIKVPYLLSMLATGNPYGKVMGLDSSIKYIAHKDHITNLKPSMFPVDAVYTTFHIMMYIGFYLAGIMLIAIILYWKDRLYDNKFFLKVLWYSTFLPLLALEMGWCTTEIGRQPFTVYGLLETQNSVSKNVTVPDLIISIIMFITIYLILLSFALFLFKRELKGRLEGKDEVNIKPKEA
- a CDS encoding ribonuclease J; this encodes MTSAANNAVSAVSAVSNLVNGTVNNLKNNSDTKNSLKIIPLGGLGEIGLNMMVYETENDIIIVDCGLMFPEDYMLGIDMVIPDFNYLYSKKEKIRGLLLTHGHEDHIGAIPYLLREFNIPIFGTPFTLGILEEKLKEHDLPTKFYLFTVKTGGTITLGDFSVEFISVAHSIIDGACLAIRTPFGVIIHTGDFKLDQSLEQSQITNINRLAYYGDEGVLALLSDSTNVEKDGFTISEKDIKKTFRNVFRDHKGRIIIALFASNIHRTAQLLELAREFNKKVLMSGRSLITYTRIAKRLGYLDYYEDILIDEEALPYFEPEEMLILTTGTQGEPMSALSRISVGDHKFIKIKNNDLVILSSKFIPGNEKAITKIINNLYKKGAEVLYEKISAIHVSGHASKEELKLMMNITKPQYFIPIHGELRHLYQHKKVAVDMGISSANIFTIENGDVLNFDACNCLTKGNKVYSGRIFVDGKGIGDVETGTLKERAHLSENGMIIIVLVVDSKTANIISGPEITSKGFVFEDYFKSLYKDLNGQVLNIIRLNQEEKGENIDWVKVKDEIRRVMKKYLNKTIDRQPFIFPMIIEI
- the cydB gene encoding cytochrome d ubiquinol oxidase subunit II, giving the protein MIMSFQFLQVLWFILIAVIILGWATMDGFDYGVGSLLAFIAKDDREKKIVINSIGPVWDGNQVWLILGGGAIFAAFPQVYASVFSGFYLAMMLVVWLIIFRAVSFEFRSRIEDESWKKRWEIVITVTGLGIGLLLGVALANVLRGIPLNKEHVDFESLFGLLNIFAIVGGLISLSMFLMHGSAYLVMKTEGELRKRARNYGTKFAYAYIILTLIFLLISPIFAPRLLNNGLGILGDLVPAIMLIGAIGVILAMKSNSDIRPFMFSVLSIIGTVASVAVGLFPDIVPSTIKSSYSLTLFNSSSNELTLVVMLIATLIGLPLVILYSIYAYKRFGLKVKLDEDSY